ACTAGCCACAACGTCCTACTCAAAGAAATTATGCGATTACAACAAGCTTACAAGCCTAATTCATCGTCTAAATTGTTGGGATGCCGGTTGGGGAATTATTATGAAGTACCTCACCTCCACACTAAAAGAAGATGGATCCCATCCAGACACACATACATTTCCCATTATGATGCATCATCTTATCTTAGCTCTAGAGGACCCTAATATTCCTGAGAAAAGTAAACGCGCCGCCCTTCAAGAAATCTCTTCCTACGCAAATACATGCAAACCCACTTGGGGCGAGACAATTTTTAGATCTATCAACAATCTCTATAACACACGAAATTCAGGAAGAGATCAGATCCTACTGTGGGTACAAATGTTTAAAGAACATTTGCTTTCTCAACAACAACTGGTCACTCATAAAGAAGAATGGCATGAAATCAACGGTGTAAAAAATCTATACGGCGAACAACTTGGTTTAATCACCGATCATTTAAATAAGAATCTCTCAGGCCTAACCTTACGTCAGACATCAACAGTTCCTTACAATCGAGCAAGATACACAGACCTTAAAAATAACTTTGTGCAAACTTATAAAACGTCTCACTGTGAATTAGTACAGCATATCCATAACGCGTTCTTATCATCAGAACCAGGAGTACAAGCACGTGTTTATAATTTCCTACTCGATCAAGTAGCTGATGTTATCAATCTTCCTGAAACTACAGCACATATCGATTTAGTCGTGGATTGCTTCTATGACGACACTTACGAACTCAAGCCAGAAGGAATCCTCTACCTACTCTATATTATGGATATCATAATTCCTAAAACGACTACCTAAACTTTTCTAAAGAAAAAAAAGCGTCATGTGACATGCACACAACGCCTTTTTGGTTTTCAAATACGTTTTTAATACTCTCTAGAATATCAAACGTATACCTCCATTCACATCATAAGATACCGTGTGTTCTCTCCATTCATAGGTAAACCCTAAGAAAGTAGAGAAGTAGGAACTCCACTCCGTATCATTACTAAACTGTGCTTTCATAAACTTTCTAGAAAGATCAGAACCTACCCCCTCCCAAGAATAAGAAGCTGCAGGCAAATTGATAAGCACTGTAGGTGCTTTACGATAGACATCTAAAGCATAGGAGAAACTTAAGCTATTCACTTCTGAACGCTGCCCTCGAGAATAGTTATGCTCCAAAGTAATCCCAAAAGGAATCGCTATATTTTGTAAATGCCCTTCAGCAAATGTTCTCACTTCACTACCTACTTCCGCAAATGTAGGAAGATCAATGTAAACATATTCAGCTTCTACGAAAGGTACCACAGCCGAAACAATCGATGAGATAAACCTACGTGAATTCACAATATAGCGATAATCCACATGAGCATCTGCTAAGATACCGCGGCTATTCCACGATCCTTTAGATCTACCAATGTTTGGTGTAGGATATGTTGTATTCAAGTCGTTTTGAATATCACTATAGATAAACATCCCCTTGAATAACCAAGAACCCGCAAAGATACCGACATATCCCGTACCTAAGTAACCACTTTGGTCACTACGTGATGAAAATGACTGACTATCAGTGTAACCAAAGAACTGCGCAAAGCTTCCTCCTATCAAGAAATCTTCTATCAACTGTGTATCTAAACCTAAAGCATAGCCGCCAGCACGATGAGTAAAGCCGTCCACTCCAGCAATCGTTGCACAATTGGAGAATGTTCCCATTCCAGATCCCCAAATGTTTGTTGAGAAATCTAATTCCATTCTTTGTGCAGTAATATTATGAGATAAATGCTGTTGTTTTAAGGCGCGCAAATCTCCGCATTGTCCCCATAAAGTGTTCAATACGATAGAGCCTCCTTTTTCAGGATTTAACTTATAGCTGGTAGGCTTCCAGTTGATCGTTAATTTACCGTTAACAACCTGAGGATCTGACCATTTTCCCATATGCCCATAAGTGTCGTCCGTAATTTTAGGAACAGAAACGTTAATACGTAACTCTTCCAAAGCATGGTCTAAATCAGGAACATCCGAGACTGCTGAGGCACTCCTAAATGAAAGCAATGTGATATCAGTCTCTTTATTTAATAAGGCATGGTTTTCATAACCAACACCTGCAGAATCCACAAGATTCAAGTCTAAAGATCCCGAACCGATTGTTGTGCCCTTAGGAACGATAATCTGTGGAGGTAAAGGAGCAGCTTCATCCTCACTAGCAACAAAAGAAGCTAGATCTACACCAATAACACTGATGTCTGCCAAAGTCTTCTCTTCAGGATTTCTAGCAGAATCATAAGCACTATAGTAAGATCTTGCAGAAGGACTTTCAGGCTTTTCTTCAGGCTTAGCATTAGGATCGAAAATACGTAATACAGTTCCTGCTGAGAGCAAGATCTCACTACCTTTCTCTTGTTTTAAGCCACACAACCACAACTCAGCATTATCAGATAAAATAAGAGTTCCTGATTCTAATACAGCGACTTGAGGAATCTTAGATGTCGCATAGGCAAAGCGAATGTTTCCAGAATGAGAAACTTCAGAATCATCTTTAGCCTTAGAATTCAATACTAATGTAGGATCATTTAAAATATCCTCACGACCTTCTAGGCCTTGTCTTAAGGTTAAATCTTCAAAGATAATGGCATCTGAAAAATTAACCGTTTTTTCCCCAGAAGCAGATACCTCAACTAATTTCGACTCTTTTCCGGCAAAATATAATCCATTAGAGATATCTTCAGAATTTCTATTTCCTTGGAAAACAATATCTCCTCCTAGAGCCTCTAAAATCACAGTTCCCTTTTCACTAATACGGACAGCACCACCTGTAGGAGCGTAGTTATTATAAAAAGCTACAGAACCTGCATTTTTATTGATAATTAAGTCTTGGGTATAGATAGCACCACCACCGAACAAATTATGCTCAGGATGTTTTGAAGCCGTAGTGCTATTTCCTGAAAATACTACGTCTCCAATGTTCTCTGTAATAACGACTTTAGTATTATCATTCACTACCTTAGAAGCAAAACGCTCTTGATCTTCTGGGGTTAAAGAACCTGTTAAAATCGCACCACCGAAACATCCTGAAGAATTCCCTGAGAAAAGCACCTGATCTTTATTTTCACGAATAACCACTGAAGCTTTAGCAAAAATGGCACCGCCGCCACTATGATGTCCTGTAGTGTTGAGTTGACCTTCTTCAAGATTATCTACACGAGAATCGCCAAAAACTAAATTATCCTTAAATTCTACTTTCCCAAGGTTTTTAGAAATAGAAACATCACCTGCAGCACTAGCAAGCGCTCCACCAGCAGTCACAGTTCTGTTGCCAATAAAAGATACTGAAGATTCATTATTTTTAATGTTTAGAGCATCTCCTAGAGAACAAACGGCACCACCAAGGAAATTCGAATAATTGCGGAAAAATTGTACTTTTCCATTATCAGCAATAGTGACAACTTTAGATAGGACAGCACCACCGCTACTATTCTCACCAGAGACATGGTTATTAGTGAATGCAAGTTCTTTATTATTTTTCAAACCGACTTCATCTATCCCAAATAAAGCACCACCGCCTAGAGGATTCTCTTTTTGTGCCTTATTATCTCTAATTTTCATGAAATTATCTGAGAAAGATAGTACACCAGAGTTATCTGCTATCTCTATACGCTTGGCAAAAATTGCTCCACCGCCGCGAACCCCTAAATCTACAGGAGATGACTCTTTAGGAGCTTCTGGAGCACTTTCCCCTTCAGAACTTGCAGCAACTTTAGGAAATGGAAGAATTGTCCCTTTATTATAAGAGAAAGTAATCGCTCCTGAGTTATCTACTATTCTAACAGCCTCATTAGCAAAAACCGCTCCACCACCTATACAGGTACTGTCGGATTCACATTGACCAGCGGTATTCTTAGAAAAAGTAACCTCTCCAATATTGCCTGAAACTAAAACATTTGATCCGTATAGAGCACCACCACCAATATGACTATGTGTCTCTTGAGATTCCAATAGGTTCTCATTAGATGCAAAATTTACAGCCCCCGAATTATCAACAATCTTGATATCCCCAGATCCTTCCAGAGCTTCTTCAGAACTCGTATAAGGTTGCTGAGCAGATAAACAGTGAATAGCTCCACCACCCATCTTGGAAGTATTACCTTCAAAAGTGATATTTCCAAAATTCTGACCAACCTCTACTTGATTTTGAGAACTAATGGCTCCACCTACGACTTGAGCAGAGTTTTCCTTAAACAAAGAATTTCCGATGTTCTCTACAATTCTTACATCCCTAGATAAAAGAGCTCCTCCAGAGGATTTAGAGGTGTTTTTGCAACAATGGATGCCTCCATTGTTTAAGAAACTAATTCTCTCTCCAGAAGCTAAGGCCCCACCACCTAAAAATAAAGAACTTTCAGGAGAAATTAAAGCCTGGTTATCTACAAACTCTATCAATCCTACGTTTCCAACAAAATCAATAGACTTAAAAGCAGATACAGCGCCTCCAGATAGAGCGCGGTTACTTGTGTAGCGGATATCTCCACGATTTACAGAACAAACAAATGCTCCACAGGCTACAACTCCACCGTTCGCCTTGTCTGCATGATTACCATCTAGCAAAACATTCCCAGAATTGGCTGTAAAGATGATTTCTCCAGTAAAAAATCTGGATTTATGTGCTTCACCATGCACCTTATGCGCGTTAAAAGCACCTCCACCTTTGGAAAAATCTACGACTTCAGAAGATGCAAGATCTAAATCGGTCTTACAAGACACTGCAGAAACGTCATGGCAACCATTTATAGCAATACTACGTCCTGAAACAGCTCCACCACCTGCTTGAGACTCACAACCTTCAAAAAACAGTTTTTCTTTAAGGTGTTCAAAAACAACATCTTCATCAGAATAGACCGCAGATCCTGCTGAGAGCGACTTTAAATTAGAAAAAGATAGTCCTGATGTAGATCCCACTCCTACAAGAGCAACACCTAAGAATCCAGGCGTAGTTTCATCCACAACACAATCTGATGGGTTTTTATAACAAAAAGCTAAACCTTGACTGGAATCATCCACAAGATATTTTCTCTCTGCATCTTCGGCTGTAGCAGACTTCTTGGAGCTTTTAGACAACTCGCCATCTATACTCTTCCATGATAAAGAATCCGATATCTCAAACAAAGTACTGGCATTGACTAAATGCTGTCTTTGACCGCATTCTGAGCCTAAAATAGCAACAGAACATGAAGAAGCATTCTCTATAAAAGAAGTCTCTACAGGCGTATTTTCTTCTTTATTTTCTTTCTGAACCTCTTGTGTATCAGTAGATTTTACTTTTCTAAAAACACCCGCAGAAGTCGTTTCTAATTGGGTTTTCAAAGAAGAATCACTCAAAAACGCCTCTGAAACTGTCTCATAACCATATAATCTATGATTATTAGCAGTCATCCCAGTAGAAACTAATATTGCTAAAACTACGGAATGGGAAAATGTAGATTTTGGAAATCTTGATACCTTTTTTGCGACCATCGTAAACCTAATTCAGAGATATTTCAGTGTTCGTTTTCAAAAGGTTTATCACTATCAATACGATCCCGTCAATAGAGAAAGAGGTGAAATAGACAAACTTAAAGATTAAGATAAACTAGATAAAATGCGCTCACAAACACGTGCACGCGCTAAATCTATAGATCCGGAAATGCCATTAAATAAAGATTTTCCGCAAGCTTTCCCATGACACTTTATTACAAGCTTAGACAGCCCACAGACCATTGAGCCGGGATAAATTGTATAATCTAGATGACGTGTGACATCAGATTCTAATTTATCCCCTAAAATATGACGCAGAAAATCAAAAACGCCTTCTGCTGTTTTTAAGAAAATATTCCCTGTGAAGCCGTCAGCAACCACAATATCCACACTACCACCGAAGACATCACCACTTTCAATATTCCCCAGAAAGGCATCCTGAAAGGTTTCTTTAAGAATGCGGTATGTTTGTCGGTGTGCTTCTGTTCCCTTACGCTCTTCAGAACCAATATTTAGCAAACCTATAGTAGGACATTCTGCCTTCCCAAGACACTGTCGATAGGCTAAACCCATACGCGCAAAACCTAACATCTCTTCAGGATTTACAGAAACATTGGCACCAACATCCAATATAACCGCACAACCACGCATAGTGGGCACACGGACAAGCAAAGCGGGACGACGAACAGTAGGAAATACAGGAATTTTAGCTCGAGATAAGGTAATCAACGCAGCAGTATTTCCCGTGGAAATAAATGCGTCTATCTTATCTTCTTTAAGATAGTCTAAACCTAGAGCCATGGATGAAGACTTTTTTCGAATAGCAGCCAATGGAGAATCATCCATGGCAACAAAGCTTTCTGAAGCAATGATTTCAGGATATTCTTTATGTGTATAGCTACTGAGGATTTGTTCCTTCACCTCACGAGAAGCGAAGGCAATAAAAGAAATGTGCGAGTTCGAAGCTCTAGAATTGAGTACATCGATTAGCACTTCCCAAATAACAAGAGGAGAATGATCCCCTCCCATCAGATCTATGCCAATTTGCACGTTCATAACACAAATATATTGTTATTTCTTTTCTACAGTCATAACGGCTTTCCCGTTATAAAAACCACAAGAAGTACAGATTGTATGAGGAATAAAAGCTTGCTTGCAGTTGTTGCAGACAGCCGCATGACGTGCTTTTTTCGCATGATGACTTCTTCGGATATTTTTTCGCGCATTGCTATGTCGATTGCGTGGTACTGCCATATCTCTCACCTTTTATAAATTATCAAAAGGGGTTTCCCTTTTGATTCTTTTTCTATCTTCTAAAAATTGTACGATATTTCCTCTTTCAGGGCAGCTTTCTTTCTCACATTCTTGAAAATGATCGCTCTCCAAGAGGAGTTCCTGTCTAATTAAATCTTTACAATCAAACACACCCGATTTCGCATCTTCGTGACAAATCAAATGTGAAATTTCTATTGAATTCACAGAGTATAAGAATTTTTTATCACAAATACAACAACGCAATCCTAATTGCGTCGATATACTTAAAGATAAAATCCACTGTTCATTATCTATTTTCTCTAAACTTCCTGAGACTTCGATCGGATTGGAGAAAAGCTCCTCCTCTCCTAGCTCACAAATCTTTTCAGGGCTTAAAGAATATTTTATTACCTCTTTTTCTCCAGGAAACTTTAGTCTGCAAATATATAACTTTAAATCGTCAACGTTTCCCATAAGAAAATCTCAAGCTATGCTTGGATATGCTGTGCATTTTGAAAATAGGAGTTTACCAAACAAGGTAATTATAGAAAACAAAGACGTGCTTTAAATCTATTGAGACAATAAATAAAGCTATCATTTTTAATTTAAAAGAATCAATAAACCATTTCTGTAGAATTTTTTACCTATTTTTTTTATAATTTTTTCCGCAGTCAGTAGACAAATATCTAGGAAGTTTAGGACCGCTTCTACAAACAAACCTACCCGAATCATATCCAAGCAATAGCGGGAAAGACGGATTAGGCATCAAGGAAGACCATGGAAAACGACATCTTGTTAAATATAGAGTCTAAAGAAATTCGCTACGCTCATTTAAAAAACGGTCAGCTTTTTGATCTCATTATTGAAAGAAAAAAAATTCGCCAGCTCAAGGGCAACATCTATCGAGGTCGCGTAACTAATATCTTAAGAAACATTCAATCTGCTTTCATTAACATTGATGAAAGAGAAAATGGTTTCATTCACATTTCAGACGTATTAGAAAATTCTAAGAAGTTTGAACAAATGTTCGATATGGATTTCGATGTTCTCCCCAAGGAAGACAGTGAAAAACCAGAAGCACCAATAGAGGAATTATTAAAGTTAGACAGCCCTGTGTTAGTTCAGGTAGTTAAGGAACCCATAGGGACCAAAGGTGCACGTCTAACCTCAAATATTTCCATTCCCGGACGTTATTTAGTTTTACTCCCCAACTCTCCGCACCGCGGTGTGTCTAGAAAAATTGAAGACCCCCACATGAGAGATCAGCTAAAGCAGCTTATTCGCTCTTTTGAAATGCCTCAAGATATGGGTCTGATTTGTCGCACAGCCAGCGTGCTTGCTTCTACTGATGCATTGATAAATGAAGCTCATGACTTACTAGCAACTTGGAAAGGTATTTTAGAAAAATTCCACTCCACAGATCAGCCTTGTCTACTTTATGAAGAGACCGATATCCTGAAAAAGGCTGTAATCACCTGTATTGATAAGAATTATAAACGTTTACTCATTGATGATTATTCTACCTATCAAAAATGTAAGCGTATGCTCAAAAAATATTCCCCTGATTCTTCTGTAAAGATTGAATACTATCGTGATTCAATCCCTATGTTTGAACGATTCAACATTGAAAAAGAAATTGACAAGGCAACAAAGAGAAAAATCTGGCTTTCTAGTGGCGGTTATCTATTTTTCGATAAAACAGAAGCGATGCACACAATTGATGTGAACTCAGGGAGAAGTACACAATTAGAAAGTGGTGTTGAAGAGACTTTGGTTCAAATCAACCTAGAAGCAGCAGAAGAAATCGCTAGACAACTACGTCTACGCAATGTTGGAGGCTTGGTAATCATTGATTTCATAGATATGAAATCGCGTAAAAACCAACGTCGTGTTTTAGAACGTCTAAAAGAACATATGAAATACGATGCTGCACGCTGTACTATTTTAAGCATGAGTGAATTCGGTCTTGTAGAAATGACTCGTCAGAGAAATCGTGAATCTTTAATGCAGACACTATTTACAACGTGCCCCTATTGTAGCGGTAACGCAATTATCAAAACTCCAGAAAGTGTGGTTATTGAGATTGAAAGAGATCTCAAAAAAGTGATCAATCATAAAGAACACACGCATCTATGTTTAGTTGTTCATCCGGAAATTGCTGGTTATATGAAACAGGAAAAAGACGATGATGAACTCATCCGTTTGGCTAAACATTTAAAAGCTAAATTACAAATTAACACTTCAGACTCGCTTCATCTCAACCATTACCAATTCTTCTCATTAGTTACAGGAGAGAGTATTGAGTTATAGGCATGGTTATGCATTTTTCTAGATATTTACTACAATCCTTCGGCAATCAATCCCTGCCCGAACCTTTGTATCAGAAGTTTCAGATATATCATCAAAACTATCTTGATGCAGCGACAAAGAAATGTTCTTTGGAAAAAGCTGAGGAGTTATGTCTACAATGGCTGAAGATTGTCATTGAGGATCTGAAAGATCCTTTCATCTTTCCTCCTTACCATAAGAAAATTCGCTCGCCGATAGATTTATTTGATTTCGGCAAGCAATTTTTCTCAGTTCTTGTAGATGATGAGAATTCTAAAGTTCATAATCTTCATCATCTAGATCAAATTCAAGAATTTATAGATCGCAAAGACAACGTGATTTTACTTGCAAATCACCAAACAGAATGTGATCCCCAGCTGATGTACTATGCTTTAGGGAAGACTCATCCCGAACTAGTTGAGAATATGATTTTCGTAGCAGGAGACCGCGTAACTTCCGATCCCCTAGCCCGTCCATTCAGTATGGGCTGTGATTTATTATGCATCTATTCAAGACGTCATATTAATAATCCCCCTGAACAAAAAGAAGAGAAGCTACACCACAATCAAAAGAGTATGAAAACGCTGAGAACTCTACTTAATGAAGGAGGCAAGTTCATTTATGTAGCTCCTGCAGGAGGTAGAGATAGGAAAACCCCAGAAAATCTTCTTTATCCCTCAGAATTTCAACCAGAAAGTGTGGAAATGTTTCGTTTATTAACGAAGGCATCGGGAAGACCCGCTCATTTTTATCCATTCGCATTAAAAACTTACGACATTCTCCCACCACCACCAACGATAGAAGATGCTATTGGAGAATATCGAGCAATTTTCTTTGCTCCTCTTTCTTTTAGTTTTGGAGAAGAGATTTTATTAGATCACCTATGTTCTGAAGAGGAACTTTCACAATGTGACAAGCGCAGACAACGAGCATTAAGATCAAAAAAAGCATTTTCCATTTTAACGCAGCTATATGAGGAATTATAAGAATGAAATGGAGGGCTCTGTCTGTTACCCTACTCCTATCTCTACTAGTCACATCATGCAAACAGCACACGCGAACCATCCCCGATCAGTGCCCACTAAAAATCCTTACCCCATCAATAGCAGATCAAAAAACCGCCAAGGTTGTTTGTGCGAATGGTCTTCAGCTTCTCATAGTTTCTAATCCCAGTATTTCTAATTCAGGAGCGGCTCTAGCAGTAAAAACAGGAAATTCTTCTGACCCTAAAGAATTTCCTGGATTAGCGCATTTAACAGAACATTGTGTCTTCTTAGGAAATGAGAAATACCCAAATAATGAAGGTTTTTCTCATTTCCTAAGTAATAATAACGGCATTCACAACGCCTATACTAGTTCCTACACAACAAGTTATCTATTCTCTATAAAGAACTCAGCATTCCCTGAAGCTATCAATCAATTCGTACATTTATTTATCCAACCTATTTTCGATCAGGAAGACATTGATAGGGAGAAAAATGCTGTACATCAAGAATTCGTGATGCATCCAAATAATGATCTTCGTCGTGTACATCGCATTCAACAACTTATTGCTCCTCAAGGGCATCCCATCCAAAGATTTGGATGTGGGAATGCCTTTACCTTAGCAAAAGTAAAATCTCAGGATATGCATGCGTGGTTTCAGCAGCATTACCATCCTGAAAATATGATTGCTGTTATCCATACAGTGGAGCCAATAGAAAAAGCTGTAAAAATCTTTCCGAAAATCTTCTCTAAAATTCCCTCTAAGAAAAATAGTCTTAGCAAAAAAACGTTCTCCCTCCCTGAAACAGACCTCTCAGCAGGGAAGCTTTATATTAATTCTGCTGTCGAACCTACAGCAAGTATAAAGATTTACTGGCATTTATATAATACGTCCCAAGCTCCTTTTGGTTGTTATGCTGCCCTTGCCTACGTATTAAATCATGAAGCCACGGGTAGTTTAGTTTCTTTATTAAAAAAAGAAAAACTCATTACTGGATTTGATTCTGGATTTTATAAAACATCGGACAGCACAGGGAATTTTACCATATACTATCAGCTCACTGAAAAAGGCGAGAGAGAGTACTCAAAGGTATTACTTCATACTTTTAAATATCTACATCAGATCCAAGAAGAAGGAATCCCTGCATATTGTTTGAAAGACATTTCGACAATTAATACTTTAGAATATTGCTACAGTTCAAAAACAGATCTCTTTAGAACTCTTCAGGAACAAATTGCAGATCTTATAGATGAGGATTTATCAACCTTTCCGTATCAGTCACTTGTCTATCCAAAATACTCTCCTGAGGAAGAACAGAATATTCTGAAAATTCTTTCAGATCCCTATCAAGCACATTATGTATTATCAACAAAAAATCCTGAAAATTGGCAAAAGGCAATAAAGCATCACGACACCATTTTCAAAATGGACTATTATGAAGCATCTCTGCCAGATTTAGAATCTTACAAACAGGCTTTTGCTCAAGAGCGCATGGCTCTACCTCAACCGAACATCTATATTCCGAAAAATATTGAGGTTACAGGTATATCTAGAACAGAAAATAACGAATTCCCGTTCAAACCTCAATTAGCGTATAAGGATAGCGGTCTTACCCTCTACTATTGCGAAGACTATTTCTATACGATGCCCAAGCTCACTATAAACTTGCGCATGCGCTCTCCTAATATCTCTAGAAAGAATATTCGTTCCTTAATCGCTACAGATCTATGTTCTCTAGCCATTAATGAAAATCTCCTTAAGGAATACTATCTAGCAGCTCAGGCTGGTCTTTTCTTCTCTACCTCCTTACGTGGAGATGGATTGAACTTAGAAGTTTCAGGATACAACGCTACAGCGCCAATCTTATTGAAATCTATTTTATCCTCGTTAAAACCTTCTATAGAGAAAGAGAGATTCGATATACATAAGCAGCGGCTTATAGAAACGTATCAAAGAAAGATCTCAGAATGCCCTATACGCGCAGGTATGGATAGACTTTGGTCTTATACCCTAAATGATGTTTACTCTTACCAAGATAAATTAAGCGCACTTCAAACAATGGATTTTGAAGAAGTAGAAAACTTCTCAAAAATCCTATTTGAACAGCTCCATGTTGAGGCTATGGTTCTTGGCCCACCTTCAAAGAAGCAGGAACAAGAATTAGTGACTATCGTTAAAGACTTTGTCTCTGCATATCCTACATATGAAGCAGATGCTTTCTACTATCAAAGACAGGACAAAAAAATTTCGAATATAAAAATCGACTATCCTCTATCAGGGAATGCCA
The Chlamydia caviae GPIC genome window above contains:
- a CDS encoding Rne/Rng family ribonuclease; translation: MENDILLNIESKEIRYAHLKNGQLFDLIIERKKIRQLKGNIYRGRVTNILRNIQSAFINIDERENGFIHISDVLENSKKFEQMFDMDFDVLPKEDSEKPEAPIEELLKLDSPVLVQVVKEPIGTKGARLTSNISIPGRYLVLLPNSPHRGVSRKIEDPHMRDQLKQLIRSFEMPQDMGLICRTASVLASTDALINEAHDLLATWKGILEKFHSTDQPCLLYEETDILKKAVITCIDKNYKRLLIDDYSTYQKCKRMLKKYSPDSSVKIEYYRDSIPMFERFNIEKEIDKATKRKIWLSSGGYLFFDKTEAMHTIDVNSGRSTQLESGVEETLVQINLEAAEEIARQLRLRNVGGLVIIDFIDMKSRKNQRRVLERLKEHMKYDAARCTILSMSEFGLVEMTRQRNRESLMQTLFTTCPYCSGNAIIKTPESVVIEIERDLKKVINHKEHTHLCLVVHPEIAGYMKQEKDDDELIRLAKHLKAKLQINTSDSLHLNHYQFFSLVTGESIEL
- a CDS encoding polymorphic outer membrane protein middle domain-containing protein, whose translation is MVAKKVSRFPKSTFSHSVVLAILVSTGMTANNHRLYGYETVSEAFLSDSSLKTQLETTSAGVFRKVKSTDTQEVQKENKEENTPVETSFIENASSCSVAILGSECGQRQHLVNASTLFEISDSLSWKSIDGELSKSSKKSATAEDAERKYLVDDSSQGLAFCYKNPSDCVVDETTPGFLGVALVGVGSTSGLSFSNLKSLSAGSAVYSDEDVVFEHLKEKLFFEGCESQAGGGAVSGRSIAINGCHDVSAVSCKTDLDLASSEVVDFSKGGGAFNAHKVHGEAHKSRFFTGEIIFTANSGNVLLDGNHADKANGGVVACGAFVCSVNRGDIRYTSNRALSGGAVSAFKSIDFVGNVGLIEFVDNQALISPESSLFLGGGALASGERISFLNNGGIHCCKNTSKSSGGALLSRDVRIVENIGNSLFKENSAQVVGGAISSQNQVEVGQNFGNITFEGNTSKMGGGAIHCLSAQQPYTSSEEALEGSGDIKIVDNSGAVNFASNENLLESQETHSHIGGGALYGSNVLVSGNIGEVTFSKNTAGQCESDSTCIGGGAVFANEAVRIVDNSGAITFSYNKGTILPFPKVAASSEGESAPEAPKESSPVDLGVRGGGAIFAKRIEIADNSGVLSFSDNFMKIRDNKAQKENPLGGGALFGIDEVGLKNNKELAFTNNHVSGENSSGGAVLSKVVTIADNGKVQFFRNYSNFLGGAVCSLGDALNIKNNESSVSFIGNRTVTAGGALASAAGDVSISKNLGKVEFKDNLVFGDSRVDNLEEGQLNTTGHHSGGGAIFAKASVVIRENKDQVLFSGNSSGCFGGAILTGSLTPEDQERFASKVVNDNTKVVITENIGDVVFSGNSTTASKHPEHNLFGGGAIYTQDLIINKNAGSVAFYNNYAPTGGAVRISEKGTVILEALGGDIVFQGNRNSEDISNGLYFAGKESKLVEVSASGEKTVNFSDAIIFEDLTLRQGLEGREDILNDPTLVLNSKAKDDSEVSHSGNIRFAYATSKIPQVAVLESGTLILSDNAELWLCGLKQEKGSEILLSAGTVLRIFDPNAKPEEKPESPSARSYYSAYDSARNPEEKTLADISVIGVDLASFVASEDEAAPLPPQIIVPKGTTIGSGSLDLNLVDSAGVGYENHALLNKETDITLLSFRSASAVSDVPDLDHALEELRINVSVPKITDDTYGHMGKWSDPQVVNGKLTINWKPTSYKLNPEKGGSIVLNTLWGQCGDLRALKQQHLSHNITAQRMELDFSTNIWGSGMGTFSNCATIAGVDGFTHRAGGYALGLDTQLIEDFLIGGSFAQFFGYTDSQSFSSRSDQSGYLGTGYVGIFAGSWLFKGMFIYSDIQNDLNTTYPTPNIGRSKGSWNSRGILADAHVDYRYIVNSRRFISSIVSAVVPFVEAEYVYIDLPTFAEVGSEVRTFAEGHLQNIAIPFGITLEHNYSRGQRSEVNSLSFSYALDVYRKAPTVLINLPAASYSWEGVGSDLSRKFMKAQFSNDTEWSSYFSTFLGFTYEWREHTVSYDVNGGIRLIF
- the rpmF gene encoding 50S ribosomal protein L32 encodes the protein MAVPRNRHSNARKNIRRSHHAKKARHAAVCNNCKQAFIPHTICTSCGFYNGKAVMTVEKK
- a CDS encoding DUF1548 domain-containing protein gives rise to the protein MSVSLNPNNSNLPVSSPLTPSCYKRVTTFMKQLTCSYLFSKLFQEITDIVRLHPKQSCLNQLLVVLVCVICLLLSLVIYVLLLPIKLLTLAATCACGRKTEAIPLLPEKPKIFKPLTETQEAFVEEVKREILQKISEEFEINMSPDILRLIPLPSPFLNSLATTSYSKKLCDYNKLTSLIHRLNCWDAGWGIIMKYLTSTLKEDGSHPDTHTFPIMMHHLILALEDPNIPEKSKRAALQEISSYANTCKPTWGETIFRSINNLYNTRNSGRDQILLWVQMFKEHLLSQQQLVTHKEEWHEINGVKNLYGEQLGLITDHLNKNLSGLTLRQTSTVPYNRARYTDLKNNFVQTYKTSHCELVQHIHNAFLSSEPGVQARVYNFLLDQVADVINLPETTAHIDLVVDCFYDDTYELKPEGILYLLYIMDIIIPKTTT
- the plsX gene encoding phosphate acyltransferase PlsX; the encoded protein is MNVQIGIDLMGGDHSPLVIWEVLIDVLNSRASNSHISFIAFASREVKEQILSSYTHKEYPEIIASESFVAMDDSPLAAIRKKSSSMALGLDYLKEDKIDAFISTGNTAALITLSRAKIPVFPTVRRPALLVRVPTMRGCAVILDVGANVSVNPEEMLGFARMGLAYRQCLGKAECPTIGLLNIGSEERKGTEAHRQTYRILKETFQDAFLGNIESGDVFGGSVDIVVADGFTGNIFLKTAEGVFDFLRHILGDKLESDVTRHLDYTIYPGSMVCGLSKLVIKCHGKACGKSLFNGISGSIDLARARVCERILSSLS
- a CDS encoding 1-acyl-sn-glycerol-3-phosphate acyltransferase; its protein translation is MHFSRYLLQSFGNQSLPEPLYQKFQIYHQNYLDAATKKCSLEKAEELCLQWLKIVIEDLKDPFIFPPYHKKIRSPIDLFDFGKQFFSVLVDDENSKVHNLHHLDQIQEFIDRKDNVILLANHQTECDPQLMYYALGKTHPELVENMIFVAGDRVTSDPLARPFSMGCDLLCIYSRRHINNPPEQKEEKLHHNQKSMKTLRTLLNEGGKFIYVAPAGGRDRKTPENLLYPSEFQPESVEMFRLLTKASGRPAHFYPFALKTYDILPPPPTIEDAIGEYRAIFFAPLSFSFGEEILLDHLCSEEELSQCDKRRQRALRSKKAFSILTQLYEEL